Genomic segment of Leishmania panamensis strain MHOM/PA/94/PSC-1 chromosome 20 sequence:
TCCCGTCGCGTGCGCGAGTGCGCGGCCTGCCCGCGACGGAAATGCGAGGGGGCCAACGCTGTAGATAGGATGGTACGGAGAGGCTAGGGCGCgtcgtcgtgtgtgtgtgcaccgctgctggccacttgcacacgcaccgcgGCACTGGCATAGGACGCATTCAGACGGAGTGGAGTGCGCTTGCCCATCTTTCGCCTTTGCGTCCTGTCGTGCCCCTTGCCGGACCTCCCAGTCACTCGCTGTGTGATCTTGGGGGCTGGCGTGGCAGCGAGGCAAGGAGGTCACGCTGTTTCTGCTGTGTGAAACTGGCTGCCTCCCCCGCTCCGTGCACATGCAGGCACGGTCGGGTGCGGATCTGACACGCGTCTCTCGTTTGCGATCGCCTTagtttttctcctctccctccgcaCGGCTTTCCACGCAGAACCCCTCGAGGGTGTCGTGTTTCTTATCTTGTGCTTTCGCTCTATTCActgtattttttttctcgtggTGTGCCGATTTAAACCCGCACACAGGTCTGCGCGCGCCACGTGGTATGCTGCGGCGCACGTCCTTTCGCCTTCTAAGCACCCTGTCACCATTGCCGTGTACGCGTCTactgtttttcttcccttctctcttgccacTCTCGCTGGCGGGGAGCTCCcatgcggtgctgccgctctcccttGCGCCATTTCGCTTCACGggtcttctttcccttctgtGCCGCACCTGTCCTGTCTGTACTCCTCGTGCTCGAGAGGCCATCGCCTGCCCCttgcgccctctctccctttccttggctttgtgcgtgtgtccaGAGTGTGggtcgtttttctttttggggggcCACTGTGCAGTGTGAGCCAACCCACGCCAATGTCGCAGGTTGTTTTTGTTCTCCATTCCATTAAGCTTCCTGGTTCTTCTCGAGGTCCCCTATTCTCATCGCCGCGGTGCAGATTGAACGTTTCTGCGTTGGCTTTGATGGTACTGAGGTGCTACACGCATAGTGGTGTGCACACTAACtgaggggggaaagggagaatTCAGCCTTATTGCTGAGTAGGCCTTCGCACATAGCAGGTACTCGAGCGAGATGGTGGGGTATACTTTTTCTGTGTTGTGCGTACATGTCGGTGATGTGTATAGTGGCATTTCGTTCGTGTTACGTTTTCTTCACTCTACGGCATCTGCTTGTGATGCTGCCTCGTTCTCATTTCTTGTCATCGATTTTCTCTCTGTAGCCTCTtacgcgctctctcttttaaTGTTATTCGTCgttttttgcttcttctccaccttccgCAGCTAACCGCAACCGCGCCACGCCCGATGATATACGCCTGTGTGCAAGGCCGTCTGTTGTCCCCTCGACTATTTCACCGATACAGCCACACTCTGTGGctccatctccctcccccttttttgtgcGCTGCCCAGCCGGTGATGTACGGAGGCGGGGCCcaacgcgtgtgtgcacctgCGTTGAGTCTGGCTCTCTGCGTGTACTTCTGTGTACGTTTGTCGCATCACTTTCCGCTGTACCACTTCGTCAAGTGGAGGGATTACTTGCACAAGCCGAGTGGAAAACACGAAAGAAGTAACGCCGATGATGCCTTGTGTTCAGTTCCTGGTTAGTGTACTGCGTTCTGTGCACGGGAATCGCTCTCCACTTCTTTCTGCGGGCCTTTAGTGTCGCGAAACTCCCTAGTGTGGGGTATGGCAGAGCCTAGTGCCCTCCGCTAGGTGTTGGAAAGATAAGCAACCTTTCTCTATTTCTTCCAATACCAAGTGAGTTTTGGTGTTGAACAGAGTCAGATAAGTCAGTATTGGGAGATGTAGGGGGATTTAGGGCAACTGATattggcggtggcgccatgTATGGTTGCGTTGaagcggcctgcgacagtaACCATCTCTGTTCTATCTAcatgatgggcagcgtgtcAGCGGGAATGGGATATAGCTCACCCTGCCCCTGCTGCCTAGTGGTGTTGAGACCCTGAACCTCTCCCCAGAGGGATGCATCAGGCGGTGGCCAGCATGAAGGGAGCGTTTGTGTAGCGGCCTGCTGTAAGGAGGCTGGGTAGTGTCTGAGGCATTAACCGGGGTAAGATGAATGAGttggcgcattgctgtaacgcgtgTCTACGAATctttgcaccacgcgatgggttTATGGCCGGCTGGGTGGGTCGTGTGGAGAGGAGACTATGCTTGTGTAGCAGAGAATGCCCCCAttgaaaggaggaaaagtcCTTACGGGCGGACCGCAATTGCCGCGTAGCCTCATGATGCCCATTGTCTCACCCGTACCAGTGGCACGATCTTCACATAAGGAGTGCACAATTCACATGTGTTCCTTCACTCTCTGTGTTTCATCTCCTTCGATCTCTCTGACCTTTATCGCACTCTGCAACACACttgaggaaagaaaaacaacgTCAGCCGTCATGACGGCTCACGATGGGCTTTTTGTTGGCAGACTTCAAGAGGATGTAGATGCCTCTGTGCGATGCCTTTCCCAAGCAAATACGCTCACGGTGGACGACGCtgcgcctcgcctcctctccgcgATTACCAATTACACGAAGTGTGCTGCAGCCACGATACACAATTCAGAAAAACATGACGAGGTAACGGAAGAGGCGGCCGCCCTATCCGTCATGGTGCACATGCAGCGACTGTCACTCGTGTTGAATGCCGTAGATACCCCCGCGAGGAGCTCCGCGAGCGCAAGTAAGAGCAGTATGCACACATGCGTAGAAGAGTGGGCCACGTGGCTCTTGGGACTTGAGTCGCAGCCGATTGCCGTGGTAAGCAAAGTGGCACTTTGCCTCCCACCGCTTCAGGCATGCTGGCGAGGCGGTTATGCTCTTGGTGGTGCCCGTAGCACATACGTCTATCGAATCGAGGAGGCCATCGGTAGTTTCTTCTCCCGCGCGGCGCGTAAGTGTGTAGCGGAGTGGACAACGTATGGCACACCCCTCCGCACgttgctgccaccactgAGGTTGCTGACCACCTACGCGCGATTCCGCTGGGCAAGGAGTTGTTTTAGGGAGCTCGGGCACATGGTCAGCGACGGGGATCTAGGAGCGGCGGAGGTCCGTAAAGCAATCGCAGGCGCCACAGAAGCCACGCAAGGGCAACAGAGCAAGGATATCGATTTTCTCAGCATCACTAATGAGGTGGAGTCCTGCCACGTCAGCAAGGTCTCGCGCGAAGTGCTTCTGCATGCCTTCAAAGCCATCGATTGGCGAGTGGGTAACGCCGTGCCAACTGTGAAAGAGGTTGCACCGCTTGTCTGGTGCCTGTTCTTGCGCTGTCGAAGCTATGCTCTGCACAATCACTCACTGAATCACTTCTCCGATTTTTTTGCGTACGAGGCGTCTGCACGCCTCgttgcacagctgctgcggttcACGGTGGACGGCGTCCGCGTATGCCTTGAGAGACAGGCTGCTGAGATGCATGTAGCTCGTGCGGAGCAGTTGTTCACCTGCGATATTCCGTGCCTTGTGTTGCTGACGCGACTTTGGTTTTCGTGGATCGGGCTGGCCTCTGATGGGGCAGCAAAGCTTCTACCACACCTAGAGCGTTCACTGCGACAACTCGTCTCCTCGACCGTGAAGCTTCGCGGCATAGCGGAGAAGAAAGCACCGGCACCTAGTATGGTGGCTGCACGGgaagga
This window contains:
- a CDS encoding hypothetical protein (TriTrypDB/GeneDB-style sysID: LpmP.20.3010); this translates as MTAHDGLFVGRLQEDVDASVRCLSQANTLTVDDAAPRLLSAITNYTKCAAATIHNSEKHDEVTEEAAALSVMVHMQRLSLVLNAVDTPARSSASASKSSMHTCVEEWATWLLGLESQPIAVVSKVALCLPPLQACWRGGYALGGARSTYVYRIEEAIGSFFSRAARKCVAEWTTYGTPLRTLLPPLRLLTTYARFRWARSCFRELGHMVSDGDLGAAEVRKAIAGATEATQGQQSKDIDFLSITNEVESCHVSKVSREVLLHAFKAIDWRVGNAVPTVKEVAPLVWCLFLRCRSYALHNHSLNHFSDFFAYEASARLVAQLLRFTVDGVRVCLERQAAEMHVARAEQLFTCDIPCLVLLTRLWFSWIGLASDGAAKLLPHLERSLRQLVSSTVKLRGIAEKKAPAPSMVAAREGSSGRTSKTEQEQLFIEVAWKVTPLSMSEIMSSTAAAPWTAAFARASDVRAVLDKRTIVALVP